From Pseudochaenichthys georgianus chromosome 11, fPseGeo1.2, whole genome shotgun sequence, a single genomic window includes:
- the prcc gene encoding proline-rich protein PRCC, translating to MSLVAYGSSDDSDSEETSASQSKGSSSGGLFSLLPTPKKPVSAGGGSRKETRVHRSGGHSKAHDDPDQPPSKGGLISAFMPKPRKRTEPVKITAPQIQRRDSDSDEDHEPAKKKVQTQGSGLSSLLPQPKHMTRKAMDRSLIPHTLTKRQPPKGPKPGTPTQGLLGSSASPSAIKAAAKSAALQVARQIATDDQDNEEDISPQNYFSLAESSQPLPAVIPSLDPEPGPPAEPLAPAPAPADEPGQSDAPLDFGAGGEGAGPWGAQYPQYQQEMEGTDAPPQGFYNQPYVQDPEAGSAEADEPGSSAMFDEEAFMRLQGKRNRGKEEVKFLEIKGDDQLSSNKQWMTKNITEEKQTRQSFSKKKGEGPTGQQRRKHQITYLIHQAKERELELKNNWADNKLTRRQTQAKYGF from the exons ATGTCGTTAGTCGCCTATGGCAGCAGTGATGACAGCGACTCAGAAGAAACCTCAGCTTCACAGAGTAAAGGGAGCAGCTCGGGGGGGCTCTTCTCTCTCCTGCCCACTCCAAAGAAGCCCGTTTCGGCAGGGGGAGGATCGAGAAAGGAGACAAGAGTGCACCGCTCAGGGGGGCACAGCAAGGCACATGATGACCCAGATCAACCACCATCTAAAGGAGGCTTGATTTCTGCCTTTATGCCTAAACCGAGGAAGAGAACAGAGCCTGTCAAAATCACTGCACCACAGATCCAGAGACGGGAT TCAGACTCTGATGAGGATCATGAACCTGCAAAGAAGAAAGTACAAACTCAG GGTTCAGGCCTTTCCTCCCTTCTGCCACAACCCAAACACATGACCAGGAAGGCGATGGACAGATCCCtgattcctcacacactcaccaaGCGGCAACCACCCAAAGGACCCAAACCTGGAACGCCCACTCAGGGTCTGCTCGGTTCCAGCGCATCGCCCTCTGCTATCAAGGCTGCAGCAAAGTCAGCGGCTCTGCAGGTGGCGAGACAAATAGCCACCGACGACCAAGACAACGAGGAGGACATATCCCCACAGAACTACTTTTCTCTGGCCGAGAGCTCCCAGCCTCTCCCTGCAGTCATCCCGAGCCTGGACCCTGAGCCTGGGCCCCCCGCAGAGCCCCTGGCACCGGCACCTGCACCTGCAGACGAGCCGGGGCAGTCAGACGCCCCTCTCGACTTCGGGGCGGGTGGTGAGGGAGCCGGTCCATGGGGTGCTCAATATCCTCAATATCAACAGGAAATGGAAGGCACAGATGCTCCCCCTCAG GGATTCTATAATCAGCCTTACGTCCAAGATCCAGAGGCGGGATCAGCAGAGGCTGATGAGCCCGGCAGCTCCGCCATGTTTGATGAGGAAGCG TTCATGCGGCTGCAAGGGAAACGGAACCGGGGCAAAGAGGAGGTGAAGTTTCTGGAGATCAAAGGGGACGACCAGCTGAGCAGCAACAAGCAGTGGATGACCAAGAACATAACGGAAGAGAAGCAGACCCGCCAGTCCTTCAGCAAG aaAAAAGGAGAGGGGCCTACAGGACAACAGCGACGCAAGCATCAGATAACATATCTCATTCATCAG GCAAAGGAACGTGAGTTGGAGCTGAAGAACAACTGGGCAGATAACAAGCTGACGCGCCGACAGACACAGGCCAAATACGGTTTCTAA